A window of the Macrobrachium rosenbergii isolate ZJJX-2024 chromosome 13, ASM4041242v1, whole genome shotgun sequence genome harbors these coding sequences:
- the LOC136844842 gene encoding variable charge X-linked protein 3B-like has translation MEEDNDHLGHNNYMPSTSRASPSPLTASSPNEEKSDAEEILHEESDADETLHEESDVEEILREESDAEEILHEESDAEEILHEESDAEEILHEESDAEEILHEESDAEEILHEESDAEEISRRK, from the exons ATGGAGGAAGATAATGATCATTTAGGTCACAACAACTACA tgccttcaacctcaaGAGCCTCCCCATCTCCTTTGACTGCTTCATctccaaatgaagaaaaaagtgatGCCGAAGAAATCCTTCATGAAGAAAGTGATGCCGATGAAACCCTTCATGAAGAAAGTGATGTCGAAGAAATCCTTCGCGAAGAAAGTGATGCCGAAGAAATTCTTCATGAAGAAAGTGATGCCGAAGAAATCCTTCATGAAGAAAGTGATGCCGAAGAAATCCTTCATGAAGAAAGTGATGCCGAAGAAATCCTTCACGAAGAAAGTGATGCCGAAGAAATCCTTCACGAAGAAAGTGATGCCGAAGAAATTTCACGAAGAAAGTGA
- the LOC136844843 gene encoding variable charge X-linked protein 3B-like: MPKKSFMKKVMHEEILHEESDAEEILHEESNAEEILHEESDAEEILHEESDAEEILHEESDAEEILHEESDAEEIPHEESDAEEILHEESDAEEILHEESDAEEILHEESDAEEILHEESDAEEILHEESDAEEILHEESNAEEILHEESDAEEILHEESDAEEILHEESDAEEILHEEIDAEEILHEESDAEEILPEGYTDVDDPPLM, translated from the coding sequence ATGCCGAAGAAATCCTTCATGAAGAAAGTGATGCATGAAGAAATCCTTCACGAAGAAAGTGATGCCGAAGAAATCCTTCATGAAGAAAGTAATGCCGAAGAAATCCTTCACGAAGAAAGTGATGCCGAAGAAATTCTTCATGAAGAAAGTGATGCCGAAGAAATCCTTCATGAAGAAAGTGATGCCGAAGAAATCCTTCATGAAGAAAGTGATGCCGAAGAAATTCCTCATGAAGAAAGTGATGCCGAAGAAATCCTTCACGAAGAAAGTGATGCCGAAGAAATCCTTCACGAAGAAAGTGATGCCGAAGAAATCCTTCACGAAGAAAGTGATGCCGAAGAAATCCTTCATGAAGAAAGTGATGCCGAAGAAATCCTTCACGAAGAAAGTGATGCCGAAGAAATCCTTCATGAAGAAAGTAATGCCGAAGAAATCCTTCACGAAGAAAGTGATGCCGAAGAAATTCTTCATGAAGAAAGTGATGCCGAAGAAATCCTTCACGAAGAAAGTGATGCCGAAGAAATCCTTCACGAAGAAATTGATGCCGAAGAAATCCTTCACGAAGAAAGTGATGCCGAAGAAATCCTTCCCGAAGGCTACACTGACGTTGACGACCCGCCGCTCATGTAA